One Coprobacter fastidiosus genomic window, ATATTTTAAAACTCCTGTTCGACAATCCTCAGGATTTGGATATGAATTTCGAACAGATAGAAGGAAATGATACGGGGAATGTCCTCTTTTCGGCATACAGCAAAATGATCGAGAAGTATGGCTATGAACCGTTGGATTTTGGAAAACCGACAGATAAGATAATAGAACAGTTGCAAGTTATCTTTGCCGATCTGGGATGGAATACAGATTTGCTTTTCGTAGATTTGAATAAAGAGGGTAAAGATTTGGAGAAGCAGCCTTATTTCAAGCTTTGGCATTTATTATATTCATTTGAGGGAGACAATACACCGACCGGAAACGGAAAGTTGGTTGAAAAGCTTATGGAGCTTTGCCATGTGGGCAAAGAGTGTGCCTTAGAACTTGTGAATATTTCGTTCCAAAACGATTATGGAAGCCTGAGTGCTAAAGCTATTAAAAAGATTTTGCCTTATTTGAAAGAAGGCAACCGATATGATGTGGCATGTGGATATGCAGGCTATCGCCATTCTAAATCTTCTCTGACTAAAGAGGAGATAGAAAATAAGGTATTGAAAGATAAACTGGATATTCTGCCTAAAAACAGCTTGCGTAATCCGGTAGTTGAAAAGATTTTGAATCAAATGGTGAATGTGATTAACGCAATCATTGACACTTATGGAAAACCTGATGAAATTCGAGTAGAATTAGCGCGTGAATTGAAGAAAAGTGCTAAGGAACGGGAAGAACTGACTAAAGCTATTGCAAAAAGTACCCGTGAACATGAAGAAATACGTAAAGTATTGCAGGAAGAATTCGGCATGATAAATGTGAGCCGTAATGACATTATTCGCTATAAACTTTATGAGGAATTGAAGGATAACGGATATAAAACGTTGTATTCCAATCAGTATATACCCAAAGAAAAAGTGTTCAGTAAAGAGATAGATATAGAACACATCATTCCGCAAGCTCGGCTTTTCGATGATTCATTGTCGAATAAGACATTGGAGTATAAAGCGATTAACATTGAGAAAGGAAATAAAACAGCTTATGACTTCGTAAAGGAGAAATATGGAGAAAAAGGCTTGCAACAATATCTTAATCGTTGCGAAAGTTTGTTTAAAGGTCAGAGAACAAAACTCCGGAAATTGAAAATGGGGCAGGAAAATATTCCGGAAGGATTTATTGATCGGGATTTGAGAAACACACAATATATAGCTAAAAAGGCTCTCGCTATGCTGAATGAGATTTGTCGCAGAGTAGTAGCTACCACCGGTTCTATAACAGATAGATTGCGAGAGGATTGGCAGCTTGTGGATGTATTGAAAGAATTGAACTTGCCTAAATATGAGACTTTGGGTTTGGTAGAAGTGTATGAAGATAAGGATGGACGAAAAATTAAAAGAATAAAGGACTGGACAAAAAGAAATGATCATCGGCATCATGCCATGGATGCTTTAACCGTAGCTTTTACCAAAGATGTGTTTATTCAATACTTTAACAACAAAAATGCGGCATGGCAGGCTGACTGCAAAGAGCACTCCGATATAATAGGTATAAAGACTCGTTATTTTGAAAATGGAAGGTCTTTGCCTCCTATGCCGTTAGTGCGGTTTCGTGCAGAAGCGAAAAGTCATTTGGAAACTTTGTTGGTATCTATTAAGGCTAAAAATAAAGTAGTTACTAATAATGTGAATTGTACAAAAAGAAAGGGCGGAGAAAATAAGAAGTTACAACAATCCCCGCGAGGACAATTGCATTTAGAAACTATCTACGGTAGCCATAGACAATATGTTACGAAAGAGGAAAAAGTGAATGCTTCTTTTGACTCCTCTAAAATTGCGACAGTGTGCAAACAGGCTTATCGGAATGCTTTGCTTGAACGGTTGGCGGCTTTTGGTAACGATCCCAAGAAAGCGTTTACCGGTAAAAACTCGTTGGAAAAAAATCCGGTTTACCTTAATAGGGAACAAACGGCACGAGTACCGGAGAGAGTACGAACGGTTGAGTTGGAAACTGTCTATACTATACGTAAACCTGTCGATCCGAATTTAAGTGTAGACAAGGTGGTTGATGCAAAAGTTCGTTCTATTTTGGAGCAACGTTTGAGAGAATATGATGGAGAAGCCAAGAGAGCATTTGTTAACTTAGATGAGAATCCTATATGGCTGAATGAGGAGAAAGGAATAGCTATCAAGCGAGTGACTATTCGAGGTATTAATAAGGTGCAATCATTGCATGGCAAGAAAGATAAAAACGGAAATCTGATTTTAGATGAAACAGGAAAGAAAATCCCTGTGGATTTTGTGAATACAGGCAATAATCATCACGTGGCTATTTATCGAAAACCTGTTTTAAATAAGACAGGACAAGAGATGCTTGATAATGAAGGTAATCCTGTGTATGAACTTGACGAAGTCGTGGTTTCTTTCTTTGAAGCTGTCACACGGGTGAATTTAGGTTTACCTGTCATAGATAAGAATTATAACAAAAGTGAGGGCTGGCAGTTTATGTTCACGATGAAACAGAACGAGTATTTTGTGTTCCCTAATGAGAAAACCAGATTCGACCCGAAAGAAGTGGATTTGTTGAATCCGGAAAATTATGCGGTGATCAGTCCTAATTTGTTTAGGGTACAGAAGATTACGGAAAAAGATTATATGTTTAGACATCATCTGGAAACTAAGGTTGTTGATGATAAGTTTTTAAAAGAAATTACATGGAAACGTATTCTAACACCCAATAAATTAGAAGGTATAGTTAAAGTCCGAGTAAATCATATAGGGCAGATTGTCTCAGTAGGAGAATATTAAAAGTAGATTATTTATAAGGAATTCCTTAGAGCTTGTCTCAATTTTGCTCGGGTCGGGTTTGAGAGTGCCTTTCGAGGATGTTTTTCTGATTTTATGAGGAGGATAGCGGGATATCTGACGAGTGAAAATGGGAAAGAAGACCGGAAGAAAACGCAAAAATGATCTGATAGTATTTTTTATTGGAAAGTTTAGACAGCTC contains:
- the cas9 gene encoding type II CRISPR RNA-guided endonuclease Cas9 (Cas9, originally named Csn1, is the large, multifunctional signature protein of type II CRISPR/Cas systems. It is well known even to general audiences because its RNA-guided endonuclease activity has made it a popular tool for custom editing of eukaryotic genomes.), with the protein product MKKILGLDLGSNSIGWALVNEAENSDEVSSIIKLGVRVNPLTVDEMQNFEKGKSITTNADRTLKRSMRRNLQRYKLRRDALIKLLKKVGFITDGTILSEQGNRTTFETYRLRAKAPDEEISLQELARVLLMINKKRGYKSSRKIKEKEAGTLIDGMEVAKKLYDEDLTPGQLCLQLLESGKKSLPDFYSSDLQEEFDRIWNFQKQFNPKAFCDTAKEEIKGKNKSQTWAILAKYFIWTDEMVVWNEKESKTERVEKECKLVGLKRTVKKEEQRKENYCWRVQALTEQLDLEKVAVVLQEINGQISTSSGYLGAISDRSKVLYFNRQTVGQYQMAELEKNPNTSLRNMVFYRQDYLDEFDKIWEKQAEFHKELTVELKKEIRDIIIFYQRRLKSQKGLIGFCEFENREIMVEKNGKMQAKVVGCKVIPRSHPLFQEFKIWQTLNNVEVFAGEKKCKRKRTDAFPGLFDGTEDTLMVEGWRYLYQEEKEILAKELSVKKSLKKEYILKLLFDNPQDLDMNFEQIEGNDTGNVLFSAYSKMIEKYGYEPLDFGKPTDKIIEQLQVIFADLGWNTDLLFVDLNKEGKDLEKQPYFKLWHLLYSFEGDNTPTGNGKLVEKLMELCHVGKECALELVNISFQNDYGSLSAKAIKKILPYLKEGNRYDVACGYAGYRHSKSSLTKEEIENKVLKDKLDILPKNSLRNPVVEKILNQMVNVINAIIDTYGKPDEIRVELARELKKSAKEREELTKAIAKSTREHEEIRKVLQEEFGMINVSRNDIIRYKLYEELKDNGYKTLYSNQYIPKEKVFSKEIDIEHIIPQARLFDDSLSNKTLEYKAINIEKGNKTAYDFVKEKYGEKGLQQYLNRCESLFKGQRTKLRKLKMGQENIPEGFIDRDLRNTQYIAKKALAMLNEICRRVVATTGSITDRLREDWQLVDVLKELNLPKYETLGLVEVYEDKDGRKIKRIKDWTKRNDHRHHAMDALTVAFTKDVFIQYFNNKNAAWQADCKEHSDIIGIKTRYFENGRSLPPMPLVRFRAEAKSHLETLLVSIKAKNKVVTNNVNCTKRKGGENKKLQQSPRGQLHLETIYGSHRQYVTKEEKVNASFDSSKIATVCKQAYRNALLERLAAFGNDPKKAFTGKNSLEKNPVYLNREQTARVPERVRTVELETVYTIRKPVDPNLSVDKVVDAKVRSILEQRLREYDGEAKRAFVNLDENPIWLNEEKGIAIKRVTIRGINKVQSLHGKKDKNGNLILDETGKKIPVDFVNTGNNHHVAIYRKPVLNKTGQEMLDNEGNPVYELDEVVVSFFEAVTRVNLGLPVIDKNYNKSEGWQFMFTMKQNEYFVFPNEKTRFDPKEVDLLNPENYAVISPNLFRVQKITEKDYMFRHHLETKVVDDKFLKEITWKRILTPNKLEGIVKVRVNHIGQIVSVGEY